One Mauremys reevesii isolate NIE-2019 linkage group 5, ASM1616193v1, whole genome shotgun sequence genomic window carries:
- the GPRIN3 gene encoding G protein-regulated inducer of neurite outgrowth 3: protein MGTVPDPLRSAKLLLVATSEERDCLGDPQSTKHQHKQASLERSSNGISYTQAESAGVCLFDLNCTIVSDIQRDELLCGDDTSQPDMFLPGSFSQAEEVPPACTESASDSEQKVSSDSTVQTLIIARTCAAGHATDMMPATHNSNQLIQSDLPRIKSLAQVDDCAVKVCRMNDSAELQELKYPSPDNTIKGSESCHHSSQANTLQRIDMEKEKAVEINDPGFSLAATPVRDFEAIPDLGIRPQVYSEAEIRAANDVKSCPTFRTALAQSNEALPPSSFEGTLPGCKAEMEKTGPVLPQLSRFREASTMTVQPESTSLTREAVNRTWRDAEVQAVASMETKSASTSPSILAAFLKGNPPSEATEQLHFIYQSGGGQNQSELADDFASLQEPALCPGIVPKVCALTVVMDTGKAQPAKLQKHQGDPPDTICPVLSGSTTPACLCPQGAGNTQGIPADGAETQVACLARDSTDIPQLPSAAAVLLRAKPVYQITVNTSNQPAAPQESGDGEPHPSPFAAVPEASNNFPHQVSDSESNQSPGHSRVPHGTEQTETLCSAAGSSTDRKPSQFQSVDEVQISLANVKTEREPKKEEKLMLLDSRGGVNTSTGAAAGSMKVYAPGTVKTEQDKMLEDTTQAKKSSSLSLQAGFTPELNMNSTHDPHRMKTPTAPPDQISKASETRKEPTAVPASAPLLPHLGEKKKKPTVATEAKVQVQQSKHIRDVVWDEQGMTWEVYGASLDPESLGIAIQNHLQRQIREHEKLIRAQSTQNRKSISSDTSSNKKLKGRQHNVFQSMLQNFRRPNCCIRPAPSSVLD from the coding sequence ATGGGGACAGTACCAGATCCTCTGAGGTCTGCCAAACTTTTGTTGGTTGCCACTTCTGAAGAGAGAGATTGCCTGGGAGATCCGCAATCCACTAAGCACCAGCACAAACAAGCAAGCCTAGAGAGGAGCAGTAATGGCATTTCTTACACCCAGGCTGAATCTGCTGGAGTTTGCTTGTTTGACCTGAACTGTACTATAGTTTCCGACATTCAAAGGGATGAGCTCCTCTGTGGGGATGATACTAGCCAGCCAGACATGTTTTTGCCTGGGTCCTTCAGCCAAGCTGAAGAAGTGCCTCCTGCGTGTACAGAATCGGCCAGTGACTCCGAGCAAAAGGTCAGCAGTGACTCCACAGTGCAAACACTGATTATAGCAAGAACCTGTGCAGCTGGGCATGCAACAGATATGATGCCAGCTACCCACAATTCCAACCAGCTTATACAAAGTGACCTACCAAGGATAAAGTCACTGGCACAAGTTGATGATTGTGCAGTGAAGGTCTGTAGGATGAATGATTCGGCAGAACTTCAGGAATTAAAGTATCCTTCCCCAGACAACACTATCAAGGGTAGTGAGTCCTGTCACCATTCTTCTCAAGCAAATACCCTGCAAAGAATAGACatggaaaaagaaaaagcagtGGAAATAAATGACCCTGGCTTCTCTCTGGCAGCCACTCCAGTGAGGGACTTTGAAGCTATTCCTGATCTGGGGATCAGGCCGCAGGTTTATTCAGAAGCAGAGATAAGGGCTGCAAATGATGTGAAATCCTGTCCCACTTTTAGGACTGCGCTTGCACAAAGCAATGAGGCTTTGCCACCATCCAGCTTTGAGGGGACACTGCCTGGGTGCAAGGCAGAGATGGAGAAAACAGGACCAGTGCTGCCTCAGCTCTCCAGGTTCAGAGAAGCAAGTACAATGACAGTCCAGCCTGAGAGCACATCTTTAACTCGGGAGGCAGTAAACCGGACATGGCGTGATGCTGAGGTTCAGGCAGTGGCCAGTATGGAGACCAAATCCGCTTCCACCAGCCCAAGtatccttgctgcattcctcaaGGGGAATCCTCCTTCGGAGGCAACTGAGCAATTGCACTTCATTTATCAGAGTGGTGGTGGGCAGAACCAGTCAGAACTTGCTGATGACTTTGCATCACTCCAAGAGCCAGCCTTGTGTCCGGGTATCGTACCAAAAGTGTGTGCTCTAACAGTGGTGATGGATACAGGGAAAGCTCAGCCTGCCAAACTGCAAAAGCATCAAGGAGACCCACCTGACACCATCTGTCCAGTGCTGTCAGGTAGCACAACACCTGCCTGTCTGTGCCCACAAGGAGCCGGGAACACCCAGGGAATACCTGCTGATGGGGCAGAAACACAAGTAGCCTGCTTGGCCAGAGACAGCACAGACATTCCTCAGCTGCCATCAGCTGCTGCAGTCTTACTGAGGGCAAAACCTGTTTACCAGATTACGGTTAACACCAGTAATCAACCTGCAGCACCTCAGGAGTCTGGAGATGGTGAACCCCACCCGTCTCCATTTGCAGCAGTCCCAGAAGCCAGCAACAACTTTCCGCACCAAGTCAGTGATTCAGAAAGTAACCAGTCACCTGGACACAGTAGGGTACCCCATGGAACTGAGCAGACAGAGACCCTGTGCAGCGCAGCCGGTAGCAGCACTGACAGAAAGCCTTCGCAGTTCCAAAGTGTTGATGAAGTGCAAATCAGTCTGGCTAATgtcaaaacagagagagagccaAAGAAGGAAGAAAAGCTAATGCTGCTTGATTCTAGAGGAGGAGTTAACACCAGtactggagctgctgctggctcTATGAAGGTGTATGCACCAGGCACAGTTAAAACGGAGCAGGATAAAATGTTGGAAGACACTACTCAGGCCAAGAAGTCTAGCAGCCTGAGTCTGCAAGCTGGATTTACACCTGAGTTGAATATGAATTCTACCCACGACCCCCATAGGATGAAGACCCCAACAGCTCCACCAGATCAAATTAGCAAGGCCAGTGAAACCAGGAAGGAACCAACAGctgttcctgcctctgctccactACTGCCACATCttggggaaaagaagaaaaagcccACGGTGGCCACGGAGGCAAAAGTACAGGTGCAGCAATCCAAGCACATCAGAGATGTTGTGTGGGATGAACAAGGCATGACATGGGAGGTATATGGTGCTTCGCTAGACCCAGAGTCACTGGGGATCGCTATCCAAAATCACTTACAAAGACAAATACGAGAACATGAGAAACTGATCAGGGCACAAAGCACCCAGAACCGGAAATCGATTTCCTCAGATACATCTTCAAATAAGAAACTTAAAGGGAGGCAGCATAATGTGTTCCAGTCCATGCTGCAGAACTTTAGGCGACCTAACTGCTGTATCCGACCTGCTCCTTCTTCTGTGTTAGACTGA